A stretch of DNA from Arthrobacter globiformis:
CCGCGGTCCGGAAAGTGCGGGAGAACAGCCGCTGGGAAGAGGGCGGTCAGCCGTTCTTCGAAGGCGAGGTGGAGCCCTGCATCAACGGCAAGGCCGTCGCCCTCGGAGCGTACTTCGGCGAGAACGTCGACGGCATCGTCCGGCGGCTTCTCGGCGAGCAGCTCGCGGACGGCGGCTGGAATTGCGAGGCGGAGCGGGGGTCGGTGCGCTCGTCGTTCGCGACCACCATCAATGTGCTGGAAGGGCTGCTGGAACATGAGCAGGCCACGGGCGGAACTCCGGAGTCGGTTGCCGCGCGGAAGCGGGGCGAGGAATACCTGCTGGAACGGGCGCTGCTCCGGCGCAAGAGCACGGGCGAGCTGGTGGACCCGGACTGGCTCCAGTTTTCCTACCCGACCCGCTGGTTCTACGATGCGCTGCGCGGCCTTGACTACTTCCGCGACGCGTATTTACAGGACGCGGACGGACCGCCGGACACCCGGCTTGCCGAGGCCGTCGGTCTGCTGCGCTCAAAACGGCAGCCCGACGGAACCTGGCTGCTCGAGAACACCCACCCGGGGCGCATCCACTTCGCCATGGAGGACGGCGACGGGCGCCCCAGCCGCTGGAACACGCTTCGGGCCCTGCGCGTGCTCCGCTGGTACGACGGCGGCCCGGCCCTTTAGGCTTCCGGGGCTTTAGGCGGCCCTGGGCGTTGGGCTTACGGGGCTCACCCCTCCAGCAGCCGCCGCCGGTGCTTGAGCTCCTTAACCCAAGCCCTGGTGACCATGTCCGGAAAAGGCGAGGCGCCGCCGTCGTCGGTTGAATCGGTGACGGTTGAAACGGCGGCAGTTGGGACGGAGGCAGCCCTTGAACCCGCGGCAGTTGCCGCAAAAGCCGTCCCGGCCTCCAGATCAGCCAGCAGCGGACCCGCAGCCTTCAGCGCCAGATCCACCGCCTGCACCGCAGTGCGTTCGGGCAGCCCGAGGCCCGTGGCCCAGGCCAGGAAGTGTTTGCGGGAGATGCCGCTGCGCTTGCCGCCGAGCGTCAGGGCGAGCGTCTTATCCCCGTAGACCACTGTGGAGGGGATGTCGTACACGGGCGCGATGGACCACTCCCCGTGCGGCTGCTGCACCATGGACACGTTCTTCGCATGCAGGTCGCCGTTGCCACTCAGCAGCGCGAAGGCAGCCTGGATAGCGAGGTTCCGCAGCGCCGGCAGCGGCGCCGCGCAATACTCGGCGAGCGCATGGCACACCGTTCCGAACCCCGCGTTGTACTTGTCCGCCGGGTAGAGCTTCAGGACCTGCGCGCCGTCTTCGACGGCGAGGCGCTGCACCGCGTCCGGCGCACTTTCGGCCAGCTTGCTTTGCAGCGGCACCCGGTCGAAGCGCTCCACCAGCAGCCCCGTCCGTCCCGCGACGTCGCGCATCAGCTGCACCCGGCTCAGCGGAATCCGCAGCTTCGCCGCGTAGCGGAACATGATGAACTCGTTCTCCACCACGTGCGGGAACTCCGGGGCGTTGAGCTTGAGGATGAACCGGCGCCCCGCGCTTGCAACCGGCATGGAGATCATCCCGGCGGACAGCTTGTCCTGGACACCGGCGAGCGCCACCGGATCGATCAGGCCCGAGTCGCCCAACAGCTCGTCAAAGTCCACGGGCCTGCGCGTGTCCACCTCGACGGCGTGCTCCTCCGGGTCCAGCGGCTCCCCGTGGCCCACGATCTGCACATCGCCCACCGGGTTGCCGCCGGCGGCGATGAGCAGGGAAAGGTCGTCGTCCGCGCTGGTCTTGATGGACCGGCGCAGCGCGTTCAGCCGCCGGCCCTCCGGGAGCAGCCCGGTGAAGTACGGCGGCGCGGCACCCGCTCCGGAGAGCACAGGTTCCTCAGTGAGCGGCAGCGAACTCGCGACGGCGGGGCGGCCGCTTTGCAGGTACGCCGGCAGATAGCTGAACCTGGTGCCGCCGTCGTGCCGTTCCAGCCGGGCGGCCAGGACGCCCCGCTTGTAGATGTCGGCGATGCGGTGCCTCACGGCTGGTTCTCCCGTGCGCTGGGTCCGTCGCCTTCCAGCGGAGCGCCCGACGACGGGACGGCCGGCGGTGGCTGGGTCACCAGCGGTTGGGTCATCAGCGGTTGGGCTGCCAGCGCGCGGGCGGCCAGCGCGCGGGCGGCGGCGCTGGTCCGGGTCGCGAGCTGGAGCTCAAGACCGAGCGTGTCCAGCAAGGCCAGCAGAGTGTCCAGCCGAAGGCTCGGCTTGCCCTGTTCCACGAAGCGGACGAAGCGCTCGGAGACTCCAGCCATGTCCGCGAGGTCCTGCTGGCTCAGGCGGAGGGCGCCACGACGGGCGCGGACGGCTGCCGCAAGATGTGCTGCAAAATCCCGAGCCACATTCGCTCCTGCGTCGGTACGATCGTGCCGTTTTCATTTCCACTCACATGGTACTACCTCATTACTGATGCGCGCAGAAGATAATCGGAACGTTCGTACCGGCTCCTTGAGCAATGAGTGCTAGTGTGCCAGGCCCTGGCGTACGCCGGGTTCCCCGTGTGATCGGCGGCCCGCCGCCCCATTCCATGCAAGCGCAGTGCGCGCCTGACGGTGCGCTGACACCGGTACGGCTCGGCTCACCCACCGTTCGGACGCCAGTACCGCAGCCCGCCACTAGTAGTGCCGTCGCGGGCGACGTCGACCACGGCGTAAGGGAACGCCCGCCGGTCCGTCTGGTCAGGTCCGCGACCGCGGACGTCCGAACTCCATGTGCCGGTGTTGATGTATCGGGTGGGGCAGGCCTCGAGCGCCGACTCGAGGGCCCGGTGGGTGTGGGCCGAGACGTACCAGGCCACCCCGGCGCCGTGCGCCTCGAGAGTATGTGCGAACCGGGCCGCTGCAGCAGGAGCCCTCCTGCCGGCGACTCTGCGCCCGGCGGCCGCCAGCACCATGCGAGTCGCGGCGACCGGGAGCGCCGATACCGTCCGGAACCGGGAGAGGTGCGCCAGCTCCCGAACGGCCACTTCATCAAGCGCGAGCCGCAGTGACTCGGCCTGCAACAGCTCGAAGTACGCGAGCTCCCGGACGCGGCGTTCCGCCCGCTCGGACGCCAGGCAGGCGCGGGCAACGGCCGCGGCACGGCTCAGGGGCGACTTCGACGGGTCGGCGTGCCAGGCGGCGAGCGGCGGCAGGTCCAGCCCGTCGGTGCCGTTGACCGCCACGCGGAGGACCTCGGGCATCCGATGCAGGGCGTGGTGCTGGTGCCCGTGCTCGGCCACGAGCACACGGGGCACGTGGAGGAACCACGGGTACACCCGGACCCGGGCCGGCTCGGCGGGTGATAACAGCGCCGACAGGCGTGCGGCAACCGAGGGGCGGGCCAGCTCCGCGTCGTGGTTGCCGCACACGAAGTGCAGCTGCACGCCGCGCGCCGCACAGGCCTGCAGCGCCCAGAACGTGTCGGGGTGGCGGGTGAGGATGGACTCGAGCCGGGCCAGGCTTTCGTCCTCGGCGAACCCGGCAAGCTCGAACGTGTCACCGACGAAGGCGATGTGCTGCTGCGGACCGGAGGCGGCGAGCACCTCACGGCACAGGAACTGGGGCAGCACTCTCCCTGGGCACCGCGGGTCGTCGTCCGTCGCGCCCAGGTGCAGATCGCTGAGGAGCCACCACCGCGCCGCGTGGCTCACCCGAGCAGTCCCAGAATGCGCGGAAGGAAGAGGCGCAGCTACATCGTCCTCAAGCCAAGGAGCCTCTGCCAGCATCGGCGCTGTCCGGTGTCTGGCCCGGCCCATCGGGGCTCGGAGGGCGAACAAACCCGGCCAGCCAAAGTGCCCCTCGATGTCGGGCTGGATCCCCTGGATGCGCGAGAGGGCGTCAGCGATGCCTAGTTCACGGAGCGCGAGCTCATCCCGCGGTACGTCCGGCACGAAGGCTCCGGCCCCTATGAGCACGACCACCACGACGATCCACATCACTGTCGGCCACAAGTAACGGGCATTCCAGCGTCCCTCGCTGCGGCAGGTCCCATCGAGCGTGTTGATCATGGCACGTCCTGTGTGACGCGCCGGAGGACGGCGACCAGCCGGAGGCCGACCACCACGGCCCCGATGGAGAGCACCACCAGCCACGCAAAGGCCATGGCGCTGGCCCCCTGGTCGGCGGCCGACAGCGCTGACGCGCAAAGAGCTGTTCCGAGCGTCACACCGACCACGATCGCCTCCGCGTAGCGACCGCGGGCCCGGCAGACGGCGTTGTAGGCCTGCAGCACCGCGTACGGCACCAGTCCGGCCGCCAACCACCGCAGAGCGCCGGCGGACGACTCGGCGTACCGCTCCCCCAGCAGATTGAGCAGCGGGTGAGCGAAGAGGACGAGGACGGCGGCAGCCAGACCTCCTACTGCGAGCGACCAACGGAGGCTCGCCCAAGTGGTCGACGCCAGGCGGTCCGCGTCGCGGACACCCTCTGAGAACTGGACGATGCCCATCAGCACTGGAGCGGTATAGGCGGCCCAGGCCATCATCCATGCGGGATACCAGTAGGCGGCAGCCTCCGGCGCCACCATGTGCGCGAGCAGGAGCGGCAGCACCAGCCCAGGGGTGCGCTCGGTGAGAGTGAGGAGCTGGTGCGGAATGCCCAGCGCCAGCAGTGGACGGCCGCGCGCGGAGCGCAAGGACGGCCGTGGCCTGTAGCCGACCAGTCTTCGCAGCTGGACAGCACCTACGATGCACGCCACCCCCGTCCCGAGGGTCCAGCAGGCCATCAGCACGTCGGCGGAGGCGCCGTGCGCCCGCCAGGCCACGAGCCCGGCAGCCGCGAGTGAGACCCCGCCGCCCAACGCGTACCTCGAGGTCGCGCTGGAACCGCGTCCCAACGCCACGAGCGCCTGGTCCAGCACGATGACAAGGGTTCCGGCGACGGCAGCGACGAGGAACGTGAGCCAGAAGAGAACCGATGCCGAGGCCGTCTCCGGCGCCACGACAGACTGCAGCACGAGGTAACCGAGGGCCAGCACTGTTCCGGCGACGCCCACGATGGCAAACGCCGTGTCAAGTACCCGCGCGGGCGGCTCCCCTCGTCCCACCGAGACGATCACGGCGGACCCCGCGCCCAGCACCGCGAGCTGCGTGCAGATCATTACCGCCGAGACCGCGGCCGTGGTGAGTCCGACCTCACGGTCGGATGTCGCGCGCGCGGCCACGATCCAGAAGGCGAAACCAGCGCCCGTCTGCGCAGCCTTGGCCACAACGAGGCCGAGCGAGCTGCGCAGGGCGGAGTGCCGGACGATCGAGGCGTCCGTGACAGCGGTCCCCCGCCTGGCCCTCACGCCCCTGGCCATCACGACGCGAGACCCCTTGTCAGGCCCACGTAGTTGTACCAGCAGAAGGCGACGTAGTAGCGCAGCCAGCGGGGCTGGCCCGCGGCGAGACTCAAGGCGCTGCCCCGGACTGCCGCGGCGGCGGGCAGCAACGCCAACCTCGCACCACGCCAGCCGTGCTTGCGGACCATCCGTCCCAGTCCCGTTCCATCCATGAGGAACTGGTCGAGCGCGAAGTCGAAGTCGTCTGCGGCGAAACGATGTTCGACAGTGACCCGCTGTGACACCCCTGTTCGCAGCCCTGACTGGCGCATCCGCCAACGCAGCTCTATGTCCTCCCCCGATTTGAACGAGTCGTCGAATCCCAGGCCCAGCATCAGGTCCCGGTCAACGATCGTCGCCACGAGCCCGAACCAGTTGCGGCTGCGGCCGGTGCGGTGATGATGTGCCAGCGCCTGCCCCCAGTAGCCCGGTCCAGCGACACTCTCCAGACCGGCTTGAAGTGCGTCATAGCCGCCCTCCACCAGCTCCGTGAGCAGGTCGTCGACCCCCGTAGGCCCGAAGACGACGTCGGCATCCACGAGCAGGACCCAGCGGGTGCGGCTGC
This window harbors:
- a CDS encoding type II toxin-antitoxin system HipA family toxin, translated to MRHRIADIYKRGVLAARLERHDGGTRFSYLPAYLQSGRPAVASSLPLTEEPVLSGAGAAPPYFTGLLPEGRRLNALRRSIKTSADDDLSLLIAAGGNPVGDVQIVGHGEPLDPEEHAVEVDTRRPVDFDELLGDSGLIDPVALAGVQDKLSAGMISMPVASAGRRFILKLNAPEFPHVVENEFIMFRYAAKLRIPLSRVQLMRDVAGRTGLLVERFDRVPLQSKLAESAPDAVQRLAVEDGAQVLKLYPADKYNAGFGTVCHALAEYCAAPLPALRNLAIQAAFALLSGNGDLHAKNVSMVQQPHGEWSIAPVYDIPSTVVYGDKTLALTLGGKRSGISRKHFLAWATGLGLPERTAVQAVDLALKAAGPLLADLEAGTAFAATAAGSRAASVPTAAVSTVTDSTDDGGASPFPDMVTRAWVKELKHRRRLLEG
- a CDS encoding type II toxin-antitoxin system Y4mF family antitoxin yields the protein MARDFAAHLAAAVRARRGALRLSQQDLADMAGVSERFVRFVEQGKPSLRLDTLLALLDTLGLELQLATRTSAAARALAARALAAQPLMTQPLVTQPPPAVPSSGAPLEGDGPSARENQP
- a CDS encoding lipopolysaccharide biosynthesis protein, encoding MRARRGTAVTDASIVRHSALRSSLGLVVAKAAQTGAGFAFWIVAARATSDREVGLTTAAVSAVMICTQLAVLGAGSAVIVSVGRGEPPARVLDTAFAIVGVAGTVLALGYLVLQSVVAPETASASVLFWLTFLVAAVAGTLVIVLDQALVALGRGSSATSRYALGGGVSLAAAGLVAWRAHGASADVLMACWTLGTGVACIVGAVQLRRLVGYRPRPSLRSARGRPLLALGIPHQLLTLTERTPGLVLPLLLAHMVAPEAAAYWYPAWMMAWAAYTAPVLMGIVQFSEGVRDADRLASTTWASLRWSLAVGGLAAAVLVLFAHPLLNLLGERYAESSAGALRWLAAGLVPYAVLQAYNAVCRARGRYAEAIVVGVTLGTALCASALSAADQGASAMAFAWLVVLSIGAVVVGLRLVAVLRRVTQDVP
- a CDS encoding glycosyltransferase, which codes for MSSSPAEVTAVVPARNAENLLPRCLEALRQSGVAEIIVVDGLSTDRTVDLALAAGARVLSDEGRGLPWARTLGVKSSRTRWVLLVDADVVFGPTGVDDLLTELVEGGYDALQAGLESVAGPGYWGQALAHHHRTGRSRNWFGLVATIVDRDLMLGLGFDDSFKSGEDIELRWRMRQSGLRTGVSQRVTVEHRFAADDFDFALDQFLMDGTGLGRMVRKHGWRGARLALLPAAAAVRGSALSLAAGQPRWLRYYVAFCWYNYVGLTRGLAS